One Paenibacillus sp. FSL H7-0737 DNA segment encodes these proteins:
- the rsbW gene encoding anti-sigma B factor RsbW, producing MSDDVQKVILQLPASAEYVDIVRLNLYGIASKMGFTYEDIEDMKVAVSEACNNSVLYAYGQKDGVVDVIFEVEESSLSITVKDEGESFDGLDKSNERMTLHDKELSDVQVGGLGFYLMQALMDDVSVVSEAGKGTVVTLKKHLNFSEEKV from the coding sequence ATGAGTGATGATGTGCAAAAAGTAATTCTTCAGTTGCCTGCTAGCGCAGAGTATGTGGATATTGTTAGGTTGAATTTATACGGCATTGCCTCGAAAATGGGTTTCACCTATGAGGATATAGAAGACATGAAAGTGGCAGTGTCAGAGGCGTGTAACAATTCAGTATTATATGCTTATGGCCAAAAAGACGGAGTAGTAGATGTTATTTTTGAGGTAGAGGAAAGCTCCTTATCCATTACAGTCAAAGACGAAGGGGAGAGCTTTGACGGCTTGGACAAGTCTAATGAACGTATGACACTGCATGATAAGGAGTTAAGTGACGTTCAGGTTGGCGGGTTAGGGTTCTACTTAATGCAAGCGTTGATGGATGACGTTAGTGTCGTAAGTGAAGCCGGAAAAGGGACGGTGGTAACTTTGAAGAAGCACCTTAATTTTAGCGAGGAGAAAGTATGA
- a CDS encoding STAS domain-containing protein — MNTHKSNKFHAKTETKGNVCTVFLSGELDLSVASDFRLVMEPLVGDTKLDLVINLKELKYIDSTGIGILLSILKSRQGMDVKFMVEDVPPQIQKLFDMTGISKFFASQENSH, encoded by the coding sequence ATGAATACGCATAAAAGTAACAAGTTCCATGCTAAGACAGAAACCAAAGGGAATGTATGCACAGTTTTCCTGAGTGGTGAACTTGATTTATCAGTTGCTTCCGATTTCCGCCTGGTTATGGAGCCACTTGTGGGAGACACCAAACTAGATTTAGTTATTAATCTAAAAGAATTAAAATACATCGATAGCACAGGGATTGGTATTCTACTTTCGATCCTGAAATCAAGACAAGGAATGGACGTTAAGTTTATGGTTGAGGATGTTCCTCCACAAATTCAGAAGTTGTTTGACATGACTGGTATTTCCAAGTTTTTTGCCTCCCAAGAGAATTCCCACTAG